A single region of the Raphanus sativus cultivar WK10039 chromosome 1, ASM80110v3, whole genome shotgun sequence genome encodes:
- the LOC108847831 gene encoding secreted RxLR effector protein 161-like has translation MVTGTKLSKVGNGTSVDPTSFKQLVGSLRYLTATRPDLIYLVNMVSRFMESPGEPHLAAAKRNLRYVKGTSDFGIQYRRSRNAGLVRYVDSNYAEDEDYRKSTTGYAFMLRGGAVSWDSKKQPIVTMSTIEAEYVDAVYGA, from the coding sequence ATGGTTACAGGAACCAAATTGAGCAAAGTGGGAAATGGGACTAGTGTGGATCCTACATCCTTCAAACAGCTAGTTGGGAGCTTAAGATACTTGACAGCAACCAGACCAGACCTTATCTACTTAGTCAACATGGTCAGCCGGTTTATGGAGAGTCCAGGAGAACCGCATTTGGCAGCTGCTAAACGTAACCTAAGGTATGTTAAGGGAACAAGTGATTTTGGGATTCAGTATAGAAGAAGTAGAAACGCTGGTTTGGTAAGATATGTCGATAGCAATTACGCAGAAGATGAAGATTATAGGAAGAGTACAACTGGCTATGCATTTATGCTTAGAGGTGGTGCGGTTTCTTGGGATTCAAAGAAGCAGCCAATTGTTACTATGTCAACTATAGAAGCTGAGTATGTAGATGCAGTATATGGAGCATGA